TCCAAATGCGGGCCgtccaacaacagcctctAGTACTGACATCGGGTCTGTGGCCCAGCGAAAGGcgcctccaccgccgccgccgcagaagaaaGCCGAGCTACGGGCAACGCCGGTCAATACGGgatcaccagcaccacctcCACTCCCTCTTAGTACTAAACCCCGCTGAGCAGAGGTCTGGTTCTAGAGTCTAGACTGTAAATTCAACATGTTATCGCGCACTGCATTATTATTGGCGGAGTTTGTATCTAcggtgtacggagtacgacTGGGCATTCCAACGAACCCAGTTTATAGACAGCGTACCTTCTCAACAATGCCTCAACACAAAAGCATTCTGTAAGGAGTGAACGGTGACGTCACGTGAGGGGTGGCCCAACCGACCAGACGGAGCAGTTGCCCTCAACCGGAAGACTAGGGCATACAGTTGAAGACAGGCCACTACTTTAAAAATTGGGTCTGAACTCTAGAATATGTAGGCCTGACGCAGCGCACTGGTTGTATGAGCATAATGGGCTGTCCTCTCCATGCGAGTCGTGCGGAGATTGTTTGCGCCGCGCGGTCCCGTTGTTGTTCCCGCGGTTCGTAAAGCGGAAGCTTCTCGCGTGAGTGTCATTGATACGTCAGTAGAGATCATTCAACCTCCCctggtgggatggatattCACGCATGGCACCTTATTAGGAGGGCAGTTGCCAACTGATGCAATTGACCAGCagcttctttgctcttttgGCCAATTCCAAGCCCCGACACGACTCACAGGCAGGGATCGCACTGTGATTTGCAGTTGTTGGGACCGAGGTCTGGATGGTTTGTCTCCCAACAAAATGCAGTCGCGGCTCCACACGAAAATCGCAGCGAGTGATAGTATCTGAATTATTTTATCCAAGCCTTGGTatctccctcgtctcctctTGAAATTGATATTCCAGGTTCCAGTCGCCCGGAGGTGTTGTATTGGAGTTTTGATTGCTGTTTGGGCCCCTTGggattttttttcttcgcTTGTTCCGTCTGTTCCTTGTCGCGCTGCCTGGAGGCTTCTCGTCCCTCTTCGTtgagatatatattttttgGCGACAATTTTCCTCTACCTAAAAATTTAATCGCCTCTAATCAACCATGTACGACCTCTCCCTAGATACGGGGTCGGGTCCGGCTGTTGTACGAGTCGGCCTGCCTCCAGCGTCGCTGCTCAAATTCCCTCCCGACGAGCTCCCAGGCACCGTTCCTGCGCCGCAGCTCGATGAACCGACATGGTACCAACCCTTCAACATCCCTGCCGGTCTATATAGCCAGCTCCTTGACGTTCGCGTTCCGATCACCATCGCCAGCGTCTACGCTGTTACCGTCGTCATTATCAACCGCATCAACAAGAGCCGCGGATACAAGCCCTACGCGTTCAGCCAAAGCAGGTCTTTCAAGACCTTCGTCATCCTGCACAATGTTTTCCTCGCCGTTTATTCCATGTGGACATTTGCTGGGATGTTCCGCGCATTCCGCAACACCTGGCCCTCTTTTGAGGAGAATGGGGTCGTGGGGGTCGTGGATGCGCTGTGCAAGTGCAACGGACCCCGTGGATACGGAAATGCAGCCACCTATGACACCACGGTAAATAAGTGGTCGATTCAGAACCCCGAATACAAATTGGCCGAGGGTGGTGTCCCGGATCCGACGGACGTGGGCCGTTTGTGGAACCAGGGTCTGGCGTTCCTGGGCTGGATCTTCTACCTATCAAAGTTCTACGAGGTGCTTGATACAGCGATCATCCTtgccaagggcaagaagagcTCGACTCTGCAGACCTACCACCACGCCGGTGCCATGATGTGTATGTGGGCTGGCATTCGTTACATTGCGCCTCCGATCTGGATCTTCACCCTGGTCAACTCGGCTATCCATGCGATGATGGTATGAGCACCTTGTTCTATTATTTCTCTGGTCAATTTTGCTAACTAAAAAAAAGTACACTTACTACACCTTGACTGCCCTCGGCATTCGCGTTCCCACCATCGTCAAGCGCTCCCTGACTACCATGCAAATCACCCAGTTCGTTATCGGATCGACCATGGCAGCATCTTACCTGTTCATCCACTATACGCTTCCCCCGGTCCGCTCTTCCCCCTCAGCCTCTGCTGTTGCAGGTGCCGCAGCCGCAACTGGACTGGCCTGGATTAAGCAAGTTGCTTTCCGCGCCGCCGGTGCTGAAGGTATCGCCGAAAACGTGGGACAGTCCGGCGACAACCTTGGAGCTCCTCGGGAGGCCGTGCAGCCCGGACGCATGATTACGTGTATGGACACCACCGGACAGGGATTTGCGATTTGGCTCAACGTC
This region of Aspergillus puulaauensis MK2 DNA, chromosome 5, nearly complete sequence genomic DNA includes:
- a CDS encoding elongation of very long chain fatty acids protein (COG:I;~EggNog:ENOG410PIKZ;~InterPro:IPR002076;~PFAM:PF01151;~TransMembrane:7 (o63-83i104-126o190-208i229-246o258-277i289-309o380-401i);~go_component: GO:0016021 - integral component of membrane [Evidence IEA]) is translated as MYDLSLDTGSGPAVVRVGLPPASLLKFPPDELPGTVPAPQLDEPTWYQPFNIPAGLYSQLLDVRVPITIASVYAVTVVIINRINKSRGYKPYAFSQSRSFKTFVILHNVFLAVYSMWTFAGMFRAFRNTWPSFEENGVVGVVDALCKCNGPRGYGNAATYDTTVNKWSIQNPEYKLAEGGVPDPTDVGRLWNQGLAFLGWIFYLSKFYEVLDTAIILAKGKKSSTLQTYHHAGAMMCMWAGIRYIAPPIWIFTLVNSAIHAMMYTYYTLTALGIRVPTIVKRSLTTMQITQFVIGSTMAASYLFIHYTLPPVRSSPSASAVAGAAAATGLAWIKQVAFRAAGAEGIAENVGQSGDNLGAPREAVQPGRMITCMDTTGQGFAIWLNVAYLLPLTYLFARFFVRSYLYRKEPYVQTTHIHAAEKAGLDALKGVSREIQKAAEMSGETSETTEDEAIAKSRANRLQDTAEDSPIRTRSGAAKKARGTGGQQSEQGFSPVPASKKAKKATKEEGQSSGTAAEVKTSNPFGVLGGSA